One Tripterygium wilfordii isolate XIE 37 chromosome 10, ASM1340144v1, whole genome shotgun sequence DNA segment encodes these proteins:
- the LOC120007131 gene encoding nucleobase-ascorbate transporter 1-like isoform X1, which produces MADITNPPMEQLQDLEYCIDSNPPWVETIILAFQNYILMLGTSVMIPTLLIPAMGGSDGDKARVIQTLLFVAGINTLLQALFGTRLPAVVGGSFAYVVPIAYIISDSSLQRITNHHERFIQTMRAIQGALIVASSIQIILGYSQVWGLFSWFFSPLGMAPVVGLVGLGLFQRGFPLLGTCVEIGIPMLLLVIGLTQYLKHVRTFRDVPVFERFPVLICVTIIWIYSLILTASGAYRDKPIKTQISCRTDRANLISTAPWFMFPYPLQWGPPTFSAGHSFAMMSAVLVSMVESTAAYKAASRLAIATPPPAYVLSRGIGWQGIGILLDGLLGTGTGSSVSVENVGLLGLTRVGSRRVVQISAVFMIFFSVLGKFGAVFASIPFPIFAALYCVLFGLVASVGLSFLQFTNMNSMRNLTITGLSLFLGLSIPQFFGEYWNPSHRGLVNTNAGWFNAFLNTIFSSPATVGLIVAVFLDNTIEVEKSKKDRGMPWWVKFRTFRGDNRNEEFYTLPFNLNRFFPPT; this is translated from the exons ATGGCAGACATTACTAACCCACCCATGGAACAGTTACAAGACCTCGAGTACTGCATAGACTCTAACCCTCCTTGGG TTGAGACCATCATATTAGCATTTCAAAACTACATCCTGATGCTGGGAACAAGCGTGATGATCCCTACGTTACTGATCCCTGCAATGGGTGGAAGTGAT GGTGACAAAGCACGTGTAATACAGACTTTGCTCTTTGTAGCAGGCATCAATACACTTCTCCAAGCACTTTTTGGAACAAGATTGCCAGCAGTTGTGGGAGGCTCCTTTGCATATGTAGTTCCCATAGCTTATATTATCAGTGATTCCTCGCTGCAGCGGATTACCAATCATCACGAA AGATTTATACAGACAATGCGAGCTATCCAAGGAGCTTTGATTGTCGCATCAAGCATACAAATCATTTTGGGTTACAGCCAAGTTTGGGGACTATTCTCGTG GTTCTTCAGTCCTCTTGGTATGGCACCTGTAGTCGGATTGGTTGGCCTTGGATTGTTTCAACGAGGATTTCCTTTG TTAGGTACTTGTGTGGAAATTGGGATTCCAATGTTGTTACTGGTCATTGGATTGACTCAA TATCTAAAGCATGTGAGAACATTTAGGGATGTGCCTGTTTTTGAACGATTTCCTGTGTTGATATGCGTAACAATTATTTGGATCTATTCCCTTATTTTAACTGCCAGTGGGGCTTACCGAGATAAGCCGATAAAGACTCAAATTAGCTGCCGCACGGACAGAGCTAATCTTATATCTACCGCCCCGTG GTTCATGTTCCCATACCCTCTACAGTGGGGGCCGCCTACATTCTCGGCAGGTCATTCATTTGCTATGATGTCTGCAGTTCTTGTTTCTATGGTTGAG TCGACTGCTGCATACAAGGCTGCATCTCGATTGGCAATTGCCACTCCCCCTCCCGCTTATGTCTTGAGCAGGGGTATTGGCTGGCAG GGAATTGGCATTTTGCTTGATGGTCTTCTTGGAACAGGCACTGGTTCTTCTGTTTCTGT GGAAAATGTGGGGCTCCTTGGATTGACCCGGGTTGGAAGTCGTAGGGTTGTTCAGATATCTGCCGTGTTCATGATATTCTTTTCTGTCTTAG GAAAATTCGGAGCGGTGTTTGCTTCTATACCCTTCCCAATATTTGCAGCACTATACTGTGTTCTTTTTGGTCTAGTGG CTTCAGTTGGATTATCGTTTCTTCAATTCACAAATATGAATTCCATGAGGAACCTAACCATTACAGGCCTCTCTCTATTCCTCGGATTATCCATCCCCCAATTTTTTGGTGAATATTGGAATCCGTCACACAGAGGTCTTGTTAATACCAATGCTGGATGG TTCAATGCATTTTTGAACACCATATTCTCGTCGCCAGCGACGGTAGGGTTGATCGTTGCTGTGTTTCTTGACAACACGATAGAGGTGGAGAAGTCGAAGAAAGATCGAGGGATGCCATGGTGGGTGAAGTTCAGAACATTTAGAGGAGACAACAGAAATGAAGAGTTCTACACTTTGCCATTTAATCTGAACAGATTCTTTCCACCAACGTAG
- the LOC120007131 gene encoding nucleobase-ascorbate transporter 1-like isoform X2 — protein MADITNPPMEQLQDLEYCIDSNPPWVETIILAFQNYILMLGTSVMIPTLLIPAMGGSDGDKARVIQTLLFVAGINTLLQALFGTRLPAVVGGSFAYVVPIAYIISDSSLQRITNHHERFIQTMRAIQGALIVASSIQIILGYSQVWGLFSWFFSPLGMAPVVGLVGLGLFQRGFPLLGTCVEIGIPMLLLVIGLTQYLKHVRTFRDVPVFERFPVLICVTIIWIYSLILTASGAYRDKPIKTQISCRTDRANLISTAPWFMFPYPLQWGPPTFSAGHSFAMMSAVLVSMVESTAAYKAASRLAIATPPPAYVLSRGIGWQGIGILLDGLLGTGTGSSVSVENVGLLGLTRVGSRRVVQISAVFMIFFSVLGKFGAVFASIPFPIFAALYCVLFGLVGLSLFLGLSIPQFFGEYWNPSHRGLVNTNAGWFNAFLNTIFSSPATVGLIVAVFLDNTIEVEKSKKDRGMPWWVKFRTFRGDNRNEEFYTLPFNLNRFFPPT, from the exons ATGGCAGACATTACTAACCCACCCATGGAACAGTTACAAGACCTCGAGTACTGCATAGACTCTAACCCTCCTTGGG TTGAGACCATCATATTAGCATTTCAAAACTACATCCTGATGCTGGGAACAAGCGTGATGATCCCTACGTTACTGATCCCTGCAATGGGTGGAAGTGAT GGTGACAAAGCACGTGTAATACAGACTTTGCTCTTTGTAGCAGGCATCAATACACTTCTCCAAGCACTTTTTGGAACAAGATTGCCAGCAGTTGTGGGAGGCTCCTTTGCATATGTAGTTCCCATAGCTTATATTATCAGTGATTCCTCGCTGCAGCGGATTACCAATCATCACGAA AGATTTATACAGACAATGCGAGCTATCCAAGGAGCTTTGATTGTCGCATCAAGCATACAAATCATTTTGGGTTACAGCCAAGTTTGGGGACTATTCTCGTG GTTCTTCAGTCCTCTTGGTATGGCACCTGTAGTCGGATTGGTTGGCCTTGGATTGTTTCAACGAGGATTTCCTTTG TTAGGTACTTGTGTGGAAATTGGGATTCCAATGTTGTTACTGGTCATTGGATTGACTCAA TATCTAAAGCATGTGAGAACATTTAGGGATGTGCCTGTTTTTGAACGATTTCCTGTGTTGATATGCGTAACAATTATTTGGATCTATTCCCTTATTTTAACTGCCAGTGGGGCTTACCGAGATAAGCCGATAAAGACTCAAATTAGCTGCCGCACGGACAGAGCTAATCTTATATCTACCGCCCCGTG GTTCATGTTCCCATACCCTCTACAGTGGGGGCCGCCTACATTCTCGGCAGGTCATTCATTTGCTATGATGTCTGCAGTTCTTGTTTCTATGGTTGAG TCGACTGCTGCATACAAGGCTGCATCTCGATTGGCAATTGCCACTCCCCCTCCCGCTTATGTCTTGAGCAGGGGTATTGGCTGGCAG GGAATTGGCATTTTGCTTGATGGTCTTCTTGGAACAGGCACTGGTTCTTCTGTTTCTGT GGAAAATGTGGGGCTCCTTGGATTGACCCGGGTTGGAAGTCGTAGGGTTGTTCAGATATCTGCCGTGTTCATGATATTCTTTTCTGTCTTAG GAAAATTCGGAGCGGTGTTTGCTTCTATACCCTTCCCAATATTTGCAGCACTATACTGTGTTCTTTTTGGTCTAGTGG GCCTCTCTCTATTCCTCGGATTATCCATCCCCCAATTTTTTGGTGAATATTGGAATCCGTCACACAGAGGTCTTGTTAATACCAATGCTGGATGG TTCAATGCATTTTTGAACACCATATTCTCGTCGCCAGCGACGGTAGGGTTGATCGTTGCTGTGTTTCTTGACAACACGATAGAGGTGGAGAAGTCGAAGAAAGATCGAGGGATGCCATGGTGGGTGAAGTTCAGAACATTTAGAGGAGACAACAGAAATGAAGAGTTCTACACTTTGCCATTTAATCTGAACAGATTCTTTCCACCAACGTAG
- the LOC120008050 gene encoding uncharacterized protein LOC120008050 produces the protein MAASAEPNREDHAVELIVCDESASADGGTSVSEEITPLLTQAMRPKINIFSVSYSRRKPREPVTKLLESEISPVTQFVQWVWSGSRYSGLLCMALSSTLYFSMEVLSVACSAQAIPLFEIALTRCTIILILSILWLRRSGQPIFGPAHARKLLFSRAFVGCLSMFSFVYSIQMLPLSQAIVLSFTTPIMASIVARIMLHEKLKISDIGGLACSFFGVLFIFRQILTPQGGLFTNGATTNANVKGSHHILAVLVGLFSAMAGGISYCLIKAGAKASDQPIVTVLSFSIMASPAAGLCSFAFEEFVMPGIYSMFLMVVLGVLAFLAEVLVARGLQLEKTSKVANVLYIEAALAQLWHIGSSSMAPTFGQLIGCILIVISVCCTMYIGPDKDIE, from the exons ATGGCGGCGTCTGCAGAGCCAAACAGGGAGGATCACGCGGTGGAGCTGATCGTATGCGACGAGTCAGCGTCGGCGGATGGCGGCACCTCAGTGTCTGAGGAGATAACGCCTCTATTGACCCAGGCCATGAGACCCAAGATCAACATCTTTTCCGTTTCTTACTCTCGGAGAAAACCTAGA GAGCCAGTAACAAAGTTATTGGAATCTGAGATTTCTCCAGTAACTCAGTTTGTCCAGTGGGTATGGAGTGGATCTAGATACTCTGGTCTGTTATGCATGGCTTTATCATCTACCCTATACTTTTCCATGGAAGTTCTTTCTGTCGCATGTTCTG CTCAGGCGATACCTTTATTTGAGATTGCGCTTACAAGATGTACAattatattgatattatcaATTTTGTGGTTGAGAAGAAGTGGGCAGCCAATTTTTGGGCCAGCACATGCTAGGAAGCTTTTGTTTTCACGAGCTTTTGTTGGATGTCTCTCGATGTTTAGTTTTGTGTATAG CATTCAAATGTTACCTTTGTCTCAGGCTATTGTATTAAGCTTCACAACTCCAATTATGGCTTCAATTGTAGCCAGAATCATGCTGCATGAGAAGTTAAAAATTTCAGATATTGGTG GACTAGCTTGCAGTTTCTTTGGCGTGCTATTCATATTTCGACAGATACTTACTCCACAAG GAGGGCTATTTACTAATGGGGCAACAACCAATGCAAATGTCAAGGGAAGCCACCATATATTGGCTGTCTTGGTTGGACTCTTTTCAGCAATGGCTGGTGGCATCAGCTACTGCCTCATAAAGGCCGGAGCTAAGGCCTCTGATCAACCAAT AGTCACTGTTTTGTCCTTCAGCATAATGGCTAGCCCTGCTGCAGGGTTGTGTTCTTTTGCCTTTGAG GAATTTGTCATGCCTGGAATTTATTCTATGTTCCTTATGGTTGTACTTGGTGTTCTGGCCTTCTTGGCGGAG GTTCTTGTAGCTCGTGGACTTCAGCTAGAGAAAACCAGCAAAGTTGCGAATGTCCTGTATATTGAG GCCGCTTTGGCACAGTTGTGGCATATTGGTTCATCAAGTATGGCTCCAACATTTGGTCAGCTAATTGGATGTATTCTTATTGTGATTTCTGTTTGTTGTACCATGTACATTGGACCCGATAAAGATATTGAATGA
- the LOC120007900 gene encoding glycine-rich RNA-binding protein 4, mitochondrial, translated as MRKALMLIARRASTVAQNSPSPVTNSKLFVAGLSWSVDEKSLKDAFSSFGEVSEVKIIYDKDSGRSRGFGFVHYSDEEEAKRAKDAMDGKALLGRPLRISFALERVRGAPVVVPRLSHMEDAFNSDS; from the exons ATGAGAAAGGCTCTCATGTTGATAGCTAGAAGAGCTTCAACAGTGGCTCAGAACTCGCCATCTCCCGTCACTAATAGCAAACTATTCGTCGCAG GGCTATCATGGTCGGTTGACGAGAAGTCCTTAAAAGATGCTTTCTCCTCCTTTGGGGAGGTCTCTGAAG TTAAGATAATCTACGACAAAGATTCCGGTAGGTCAAGAGGCTTTGGGTTTGTCCATTACTCCGATGAAGAAGAAGCCAAACGCGCAAAAGATGCTATGGATGGAAAG GCATTATTGGGCCGACCTTTACGGATAAGCTTTGCTCTTGAAAGGGTTCGTGGTGCACCCGTTGTCGTCCCTCGCCTATCTCACATGGAAGATGCTTTCAATAGCGATTCTTGA